Proteins from one Silurus meridionalis isolate SWU-2019-XX chromosome 3, ASM1480568v1, whole genome shotgun sequence genomic window:
- the LOC124381801 gene encoding LOW QUALITY PROTEIN: target of Nesh-SH3 (The sequence of the model RefSeq protein was modified relative to this genomic sequence to represent the inferred CDS: deleted 2 bases in 1 codon; substituted 1 base at 1 genomic stop codon) — protein MSVYLFLLILSEVLLPNLTCASRVRRETTKVRISAIGDTITLKFLQPDMDTKLEGYILGYGRDLFSKQFMPLPEDGEPYETEIDAEPKYLVAVQPVKGDKVKKECAGNQSLKKPLHLVIGSVTPTSVMLSWGTLLNTLSTETNLDDCIDDGHYTVRYREKEPRKKWSYQTCPTTVTVIDQLKPETPYEFGVRAVSENGVWSPPITHNTADRDINKPVVPENILKSMKPITESPQASSPSVPGVSSVAPVSSASFLQAKDMAIHKPVKPKKFPRPMKLNTESPQASSPSLPVLYTVTQSRPAYLHGPPAPPPIPRVTQDIHKPLKPEIFIKAEAPSTESPQDFSPSVPLLPIVMQTQSPASTPTHQSPTSTQRVNEDTHKPPTSENILMPDKPITESPQAFSPSVPIVHNVTHSRPASVLRHTAPPPIPRVTLGPGRDDIGTSSPSEDSLFLTQTLTSTHTPMSNLTTTNIQTHHSTTSSLSVSPQQPFHTTGSQMPTNKTLFNTPNTKTNTTKTAVSSTVKAQLDLPPKKRTQLKNPTQPQPESSTRKYQYIQPSTSSHPIQPFTVQLRTTQFQQHTAKYPLKTAQPKPRSPKPYIIHPQVILNQSQPSTTRGQLKMTLETITKNLIPTQPKPNLLQPNPNPNPLXQPQPSTTQSQPNTSQPQPITIQTQPRTTKAENSMEIRKQGTTKTQPTTMQSHSQTNQPKPIKTQNKKIQQTTVKPKLTTTQSKPPKKQQKPRKQPQPIKTQSNTGKYQPNYRSSQQPVTKQNPKFITKPKLAHERKTLEELSTTEFQKQPDIYPTSSTMKHFNTSTWQNYQTKLTLMTKPMQPVQTPSEKPNTHYLPWREEKPVTKISPVSKKAPSQSLDGHLTKPVLVSGATDRNQGQDTSSTSDFLAHTSAPTVTKRFSTVSLPNPIRMPPTNSSAKTQAYYGKYWDKSHKGPKKPELNEIEKQTNQVDKDESDDKVIDLKVVGAVPDMKPSPAPPIMDQKTPTTTPFFANNGSRYNIGDNSSIFSSVPVSEVDPMGKKRFIAPHVVYQIDKPPKKPCSVTNALSHFPEEENEVTSISGPPKTAPTNLTVVTVEGCPSFVIIDWDGTDNETTAYEVTSSVKSPNGQVVSVVTTNQTHTAVENLKPESSYEFTVTPKNELGSGPSSEPVSFNTESADPRVSKVPTGKNAIWSSFSFKADGYSECTGTQYVKRTWYRKFVGIQLCNSLRYKIYLSDSLKGKFYNIGDETGYGEDHCQFVDSFLDGRTGLLPPHQLPLKQGFFRAMRQEPVRFGKIGGSTQINYVAWYECGVPIPGSW, from the exons TGCGCAGAGAGACCACTAAGGTTCGGATCAGTGCAATTGGAGACACCATCACGTTGAAGTTCCTGCAACCAGACATGGACACCAAGCTAGAGGGCTACATCCTGGGTTATGGCAGAGACCTGTTCTCTAAACAGTTCATGCCACTCCCTGAGGATGGGGAACCATATGAAACtgaaattg ATGCTGAGCCAAAATATCTAGTTGCAGTACAGCCAGTCAAAGGGgataaagtaaagaaagaatgtgCAG GGAACcaaagtttaaaaaaacctttgcaTCTGGTGATTGGATCTGTGACACCGACCTCAGTTATGCTGTCCTGGGGCACACTGCTAAATACCCTTTCCACTGAAACCAACCTGGATGACTGTATTGATGATGG TCACTACACTGTGCGATACAGGGAGAAGGAGCCCAGAAAGAAGTGGAGTTATCAGACATGTCCCACCACTGTTACAGTTATTGACCAACTCAAACCAGAAACACCTTATGAGTTTGGGGTCCGAGCAGTATCTGAGAATGGAGTCTGGAGCCCTCCAATAACCCACAACACAGCGG ACAGAGACATTAATAAACCAGTGGTGCCTGAGAACATTCTGAAGTCTATG AAACCCATCACTGAAAGCCCTCAAGCATCCTCCCCATCTGTGCCTG GTGTGTCCAGTGTGGCGCCGGTCAGTTCAGCTTCCTTCCTTCAAG CAAAAGATATGGCCATTCATAAACCAGTGAAGCCTAAGAAGTTTCCAAGACCTATG AAGCTCAACACTGAAAGCCCTCAAGCTTCCTCCCCCTCACTGCCtg TTCTATACACTGTGACTCAGAGCAGACCAGCTTACCTCCACGGACCCCCAGCTCCCCCTCCCATTCCAAGAGTAACTCAAG ACATTCATAAACCTCTAAAACCTGAGATATTTATAAAGGCGGAG GCACCCAGCACAGAAAGCCCTCAAGATTTCTCTCCCTCAGTGCCTC TTCTGCCCATTGTGATGCAAACCCAAAGCCCAGCCTCGACCCCCACACACCAATCACCCACTTCTACACAGAGGGTGAATGAAG aCACTCATAAACCACCGACTTCTGAGAACATTCTGATGCCTGAT AAGCCCATCACCGAAAGCCCTCAAGCTTTCTCCCCCTCAGTTCCTA TTGTGCATAATGTGACTCACAGCAGACCAGCTTCTGTCCTCAGACACACAGCACCTCCTCCTATACCAAGGGTAACTCTGG GACCAGGACGCGATGACATAGGAACCTCAAGTCCATCTGAAGATTCATTGTTCTTGACCCAGACACTCACATCAACTCACACACCAATGAGTAATTTAACAACCACCAATATTCAAACTCACCATTCTACTACATCATCTCTTTCAGTGTCACCCCAACAACCATTTCACACAACCGGATCTCAAATgcctacaaataaaactttatttaacacaCCCAACACAAAGACCAACACAACCAAAACTGCAGTATCCAGCACAGTTAAAGCTCAACTTGACTTACCCCCAAAGAAAAGAACCCAACTCAAAAACCCAACCCAACCCCAACCCGAGTCTAGCACAAGAAAATACCAATATATCCAGCCATCCACATCCAGCCATCCAATACAGCCATTCACAGTCCAACTTAGAACAACCCAGTTTCAACAACACACAGCCAAATATCCTCTTAAAACAGCCCAACCAAAGCCCAGGTCACCTAAACCCTATATAATACATCCTCAGGTTATTTTAAATCAGTCCCAACCCAGCACAACCAGAGGCCAACTCAAAATGACGCTTGAAACAATCACAAAAAATCTGATCCCCACTCAACCCAAACCCAATCTATTACAACCCAACCCCAACCCAAACCCCTTATAA CAGCCCCAACCTTCCACAACCCAATCTCAACCCAATACTTCTCAACCCCAACCCATTACAATACAAACTCAACCCCGCACGACTAAGGCAGAAAATAGCATGGAAATACGCAAGCAAGGaacaactaaaactcaacccacTACGATGCAATCTCATTCTCAAACAAACCAACCCAAACCCATTAAAACCCAAAATAAGAAAATCCAACAAACAACAGTAAAACCCAAACTTACCACAACCCAATCCAAACCCCCAAAAAAGCAACAGAAGCCCAGAAAACAACCCCAACCAATCAAAACTCAATCCAATACAGGTAAATACCAACCTAACTACAGGTCCAGTCAACAGCCTGTcacaaaacaaaacccaaaatttATAACAAAACCCAAATTGGCACATGAACGCAAAACATTAGAGGAGTTAAGCACTACTGAATTCCAAAAACAACCTGACATTTACCCAACAAGTTCTACAATGAAACATTTTAACACCAGCACATGGCAAAATTATCAAACCAAGCTTACCCTCATGACTAAGCCAATGCAACCAGTACAAACACCTTCAGAAAAACCAAACACCCATTACTTGCCTTGGCGTGAAGAGAAGCCGGTCACCAAGATCTCCCCAGTCAGCAAAAAGG ctcCGAGCCAGTCACTGGATGGACATCTAACAAAGCCTGTTCTTGTCAGTGGGGCAACGGATAGGAACCAGG GCCAAGACACATCTTCAACATCTGATTTTTTGGCACACACTTCAGCACCTACAGTAACCAAGCGTTTCTCTACAGTTTCTCTTCCAAATCCAATAAGGATGCCTCCTACCAACTCCTCTGCCAAGACACAGG CGTACTATGGGAAGTACTGGGACAAATCACACAAGGGGCCTAAAAAGCCTG aattaaatgaaattgagAAGCAGACAAACCAGGTGGACAAAGATGAGAGTGACG ATAAAGTAATTGATCTAAAGGTGGTGGGTGCAGTACCTGATATGAAACCTTCACCTGCTCCTCCTATCATGGATCAAAAGACACCCACAACCACACCATTTTTTGCTAATAATG GTAGCCGGTATAACATTGGTGACAACTCCTCCATATTTAGTTCTGTTCCTGTCTCTGAAGTTGACCCAATGGGAAAGAAACGCTTTATAG CACCTCATGTGGTCTATCAGATAGACAAGCCTCCAAAGAAGCCATGTTCTGTCACTAATGCTCTCAGCCACTTCcctgaagaagaaaatgaagtaACAAGCATCTCAGGCCCACCCAAGACCGCTCCCACCAACCTCACTGTGGTTACTGTGGAGGGATGTCCCTCATTCGTCATTATTGATTGGGATGGAACCGATAATGAGACAACAG CATATGAAGTCACTTCTTCAGTTAAAAGTCCGAATGGACAAGTTGTATCTGTTGTAACAAccaatcagacacacacagctgtggAGAACCTGAAACCAGAGAGCAG ttatgAGTTCACAGTAACACCTAAAAATGAGCTTGGTTCAGGACCATCCAGTGAGCCGGTGTCCTTCAACACTGAATCGG cgGACCCTCGGGTGAGCAAAGTCCCAACTG GTAAAAATGCCATCTGGTCATCGTTCTCATTTAAAGCAGATGGCTATTCCGAGTGCACTGGAACCCAATATGTGAAACGTACATGGTATCGCAAGTTTGTTGGAATTCAGCTGTGCAACTCACTCAGATACAAGATCTACCTGAGTGATTCACTAAAAG GGAAGTTTTATAATATTGGGGATGAGACTGGATATGGAGAGGATCATTGTCAGTTTGTTGATTCCTTCCTGGATGGACGGACCGGCTTGCTGCCGCCACACCAGTTACCACTCAAACAAG gttttttccGGGCCATGCGCCAGGAGCCTGTGAGGTTTGGAAAGATTGGGGGTAGCACCCAAATCAACTATGTCGCCTGGTATGAGTGTGGAGTCCCCATTCCTGGGTCATGGTAG